In candidate division WOR-3 bacterium, one DNA window encodes the following:
- a CDS encoding TldD/PmbA family protein codes for MEKELVTLALEVMDKEGVSYGDCRLVRIEEETIYQENGRIATLKRDEDRGIGIRVIKNGAWGFAATSRLTKGDVIRTAKLAVRVAKVSGKLKEKDVILAPAEKVSDTYTTPIQRDPFSFPLEEKINLLINCDEIMKKVEGVKRRRGELYFYKKFQIFASTEGSFIEQTIYHSGGYIEALAVKGNVTGERSYPGMRGHYKSAGYEFIEGLKFPEHALRVAEEAVALTTARDCPEMVTTVILDGSMVAIQVHETVGHPTELDRVLGTEVSLAGTSHLTPDKKGSFKFGSEIVTITADATIPGGLGTFGYDDEGVKASSTYLIKDGIFTGYLTSRETAAVFQERSNGTMRATSWAFIPLIRMTNINLLPGKGKLEDLIADTKEGIYFESAGAPSIDDKRLNYHISSEVGWLIKNGKKVEMIRRPAYSGISYEIWRNCDAICGEEEWEVWGVPNCGKGDPMQVAHVGHGASPARFRNIKVGK; via the coding sequence ATGGAAAAGGAGTTAGTCACCTTAGCCTTAGAGGTGATGGATAAGGAAGGGGTCTCGTATGGTGATTGCCGGTTGGTGAGAATTGAAGAGGAGACAATTTATCAGGAGAACGGGCGGATTGCCACCTTAAAGAGAGACGAAGACCGGGGGATTGGCATTCGGGTGATTAAGAATGGTGCCTGGGGTTTTGCCGCTACTTCGCGTTTGACCAAAGGGGATGTGATAAGAACTGCCAAATTGGCAGTCCGGGTGGCGAAGGTCTCCGGTAAACTAAAGGAGAAAGATGTCATTTTGGCGCCCGCGGAGAAGGTTTCGGATACCTATACCACCCCCATCCAACGCGACCCATTTTCGTTCCCTCTGGAGGAGAAGATTAACCTTCTAATCAATTGCGATGAGATTATGAAAAAGGTGGAGGGGGTGAAGCGCCGAAGAGGGGAGTTATATTTTTATAAGAAGTTCCAAATTTTTGCCTCTACCGAAGGTTCTTTCATTGAGCAGACAATTTATCATTCCGGTGGCTACATTGAAGCCCTGGCGGTGAAAGGTAATGTCACCGGGGAGAGGTCTTATCCGGGAATGCGGGGACATTATAAAAGCGCCGGTTATGAGTTTATTGAGGGATTAAAATTTCCAGAACATGCCCTGAGGGTTGCCGAGGAGGCGGTCGCTTTAACGACCGCTCGGGATTGTCCGGAGATGGTGACCACGGTCATCCTTGATGGGTCAATGGTGGCAATTCAAGTCCATGAGACGGTTGGCCACCCAACGGAATTGGACCGGGTCTTAGGAACAGAGGTTTCCTTAGCGGGAACGAGCCATTTGACTCCGGATAAAAAGGGGAGTTTTAAGTTTGGTAGTGAGATTGTGACAATCACCGCGGATGCGACCATCCCCGGTGGTTTGGGGACATTTGGCTATGATGACGAAGGGGTGAAGGCGAGTTCCACTTATCTGATTAAAGATGGAATTTTCACCGGTTATCTCACTTCCCGGGAAACGGCGGCGGTTTTTCAAGAGAGAAGCAACGGGACAATGCGTGCCACTTCTTGGGCTTTTATCCCCTTAATCCGGATGACCAATATCAATCTCCTGCCCGGAAAGGGAAAATTAGAAGACCTAATTGCGGATACGAAGGAAGGAATCTATTTTGAGTCGGCTGGCGCACCGAGTATTGACGATAAGCGATTAAATTATCATATCTCTTCGGAGGTTGGTTGGTTGATTAAAAATGGAAAGAAGGTGGAGATGATAAGGCGGCCGGCCTATTCGGGGATTTCTTATGAGATCTGGCGGAATTGTGATGCGATATGCGGCGAAGAGGAATGGGAAGTTTGGGGTGTGCCGAACTGCGGTAAGGGTGACCCGATGCAGGTGGCTCATGTTGGTCACGGTGCCAGTCCGGCAAGATTCCGTAATATTAAAGTCGGAAAATGA
- a CDS encoding metallopeptidase TldD-related protein → MGDSAAGYAVDIRKKFSEIDFKELAEVACEKALLSKNPREIEPGRYTVLLEEPAVGEMLSFLAWLEFGAKRFREKSSLLSKKIGKVITGRNITIYDDWAEEGMPGFAFDFEGYPKKQVVLIKNGIAKGVVFDSFYAQLLKKKNTGHSLPQPSPWGPLPGNLVIAKGKDKKENLIKEIEKGILVTRFWYVRVVDPDKTLITGMTRDGTFMIEKGKITYPVKNMRFVVNIYETLSKVRKISSERKLYGEDIFFVLAPALLIDEFNFASKTEY, encoded by the coding sequence ATGGGAGATTCCGCCGCTGGCTACGCGGTGGATATTAGGAAAAAGTTTTCCGAAATTGATTTTAAGGAATTGGCAGAAGTTGCCTGCGAAAAGGCTTTGCTCTCTAAGAATCCGAGAGAGATTGAGCCGGGAAGATATACTGTCCTTTTGGAAGAACCGGCGGTGGGGGAGATGCTCTCTTTCTTAGCCTGGCTGGAATTTGGTGCGAAACGTTTCCGAGAGAAGTCTTCTCTCCTTTCCAAAAAGATTGGTAAGGTAATAACCGGCAGGAATATCACCATTTACGATGACTGGGCAGAAGAGGGAATGCCCGGTTTTGCCTTTGACTTTGAGGGTTATCCGAAAAAGCAAGTGGTCTTAATTAAAAATGGAATAGCCAAGGGAGTGGTCTTTGACTCTTTTTACGCCCAACTCCTCAAAAAGAAAAATACGGGACATTCCTTACCCCAACCTTCTCCTTGGGGACCTTTGCCGGGCAATTTAGTAATAGCAAAAGGTAAGGATAAGAAGGAGAATTTGATCAAGGAGATTGAGAAAGGGATTTTAGTGACGAGGTTTTGGTATGTGCGGGTTGTGGATCCGGATAAGACCTTAATCACCGGCATGACCCGGGATGGGACATTTATGATTGAGAAGGGAAAGATTACCTACCCGGTTAAGAATATGCGGTTTGTCGTAAATATCTATGAGACCTTAAGCAAGGTGCGAAAGATTTCTTCTGAGCGGAAACTCTACGGTGAGGATATCTTCTTTGTTTTGGCACCCGCGCTTCTGATTGACGAATTTAACTTCGCCTCCAAGACGGAATATTGA
- a CDS encoding type II secretion system protein has translation MKKRKGFTILELMVVIFILGILLSMQVPNFRLIRERARQTAVKANMRYVQVAIETFFLERGHYADDFYEDGYGYIFPGGVYEQKLGKFPTNPYTGQEMTPEDFNEEDYDSKEECSDTREGGPNDLFDYAPGQMRYGAYYPPGMSEPSNWGLVGFNGFGASIRSYTPDGEVVIFVLHN, from the coding sequence ATGAAAAAGAGGAAAGGGTTCACCATTTTGGAGTTAATGGTTGTCATTTTCATTCTGGGCATTCTCCTTTCTATGCAAGTCCCCAACTTCCGGCTGATAAGAGAAAGGGCAAGACAGACGGCGGTGAAGGCAAATATGCGCTATGTCCAGGTGGCGATTGAAACCTTTTTCTTAGAAAGGGGTCATTACGCGGATGATTTTTATGAGGATGGCTACGGTTATATCTTCCCGGGTGGGGTCTACGAACAAAAATTGGGAAAGTTTCCTACCAATCCTTACACCGGTCAAGAGATGACCCCAGAAGATTTTAACGAAGAGGACTACGATAGCAAAGAAGAATGTTCTGATACCCGAGAGGGTGGTCCCAACGATTTATTTGATTACGCCCCCGGTCAGATGCGCTATGGGGCATATTATCCCCCGGGGATGTCTGAGCCGTCAAATTGGGGATTAGTGGGTTTCAATGGTTTCGGCGCGAGTATTCGTTCCTACACCCCGGATGGGGAAGTGGTGATTTTTGTCTTGCATAACTAA
- a CDS encoding prepilin-type N-terminal cleavage/methylation domain-containing protein encodes MKRKGFTLLEIMIVISIIGTLLAFFVPPLVSRIQQNARITATKRNLMELRKAIVGNPEIIGGGQYLDLGFKGDVGRLPRHLIELLTNRPDTVRGFEYPGRESIPAWDPFTKKGWHGPYVRDDGKLGFLEDAWGNPILYHISPSGETIGLKSAGPDGEWYPPPSGSAENDDIIVLF; translated from the coding sequence ATGAAAAGGAAAGGGTTCACTTTGTTAGAAATTATGATCGTCATCTCCATAATTGGGACCCTCCTTGCTTTTTTCGTGCCCCCGCTCGTCTCCCGAATCCAGCAGAATGCCCGGATTACCGCGACAAAGCGGAATCTTATGGAACTGCGAAAGGCGATTGTCGGCAATCCGGAGATTATCGGCGGTGGTCAATATTTAGACTTAGGATTTAAGGGCGATGTGGGCCGTTTGCCTCGTCATTTAATTGAACTCCTTACTAACCGTCCGGATACAGTGAGAGGATTTGAATATCCAGGAAGGGAATCAATTCCGGCTTGGGACCCTTTCACTAAAAAGGGTTGGCATGGTCCTTATGTGCGGGATGATGGCAAATTGGGTTTCTTAGAAGATGCCTGGGGTAATCCGATTCTTTATCACATCTCACCGAGTGGGGAAACGATAGGTTTAAAGAGTGCTGGTCCGGATGGTGAGTGGTATCCACCACCAAGCGGCTCAGCCGAGAATGACGATATCATTGTCTTATTTTAA
- a CDS encoding type II secretion system protein → MRRGVTLLELLVVMVIIGILATAAVRTWDVTMEKGRYEETFRELEEISRAIVGDERIVVSGERVDFGFVGDCGMLPRNLIDLAQRPDYVDSALWRGPYVKPTFAENPRSFLFDAWGDSYIYIPESLFIRSFGGGSDIDYRRWITKKFATRIGDLLNNRVAGVIEDAFGNRPKNSDLTHLSLYLFYPWQGHTLVDSMEFDPLRPGEFSFEPVPQGKVRLVAVYRGSVPSDSIDRYLTVYPKIGKQDLIIRFGNVLF, encoded by the coding sequence ATGAGGAGAGGTGTTACCCTTTTGGAACTTCTGGTGGTGATGGTGATCATTGGGATTTTGGCTACCGCTGCGGTCAGGACTTGGGATGTGACGATGGAAAAAGGTAGATATGAGGAGACCTTCCGGGAATTGGAAGAAATCTCTCGGGCGATTGTTGGTGATGAGCGGATTGTTGTTTCCGGAGAAAGGGTAGACTTCGGTTTTGTTGGTGATTGTGGGATGCTGCCGAGGAATTTAATTGACTTAGCCCAAAGACCGGATTATGTGGATTCCGCCCTGTGGCGCGGACCCTATGTGAAACCGACCTTTGCCGAAAATCCAAGAAGTTTCCTCTTTGACGCCTGGGGCGACTCTTATATCTATATTCCGGAAAGTCTCTTCATTAGGAGTTTTGGTGGAGGAAGTGATATTGATTACCGGAGGTGGATAACCAAGAAATTCGCTACCAGAATTGGTGACCTCTTAAATAACCGAGTTGCTGGAGTTATTGAGGACGCCTTTGGTAATCGGCCCAAAAATAGTGATTTGACACATCTCTCCCTCTATCTCTTTTATCCCTGGCAGGGTCATACCTTAGTGGATTCTATGGAATTTGACCCTTTAAGACCGGGGGAATTTTCTTTTGAACCGGTGCCGCAGGGGAAGGTGAGATTGGTGGCGGTTTATCGGGGAAGTGTGCCATCCGATTCTATTGACCGCTACCTTACGGTCTATCCGAAGATTGGTAAGCAGGATTTGATTATTCGGTTTGGTAATGTCCTATTTTAA
- a CDS encoding prepilin-type N-terminal cleavage/methylation domain-containing protein, whose product MRRGVTLLELIIVMLIIGVLASVTLSAIDRVRERGLFDETMAEMKAIVKAITGDPELLSDGKRIDFGYVGDLGKLPDSLGGLIRPEGELWKGPYYKISFREDEESYKKDAWGRYYQYSPEDLTIRSFGNGQVTLTYRIADSLSDLFNNTVYGQVLDRENTPPGDLAERLILKITYPRNGEMREDSVQPNRDGFYQFSGVPIGRHWLKLVTPYETLGKYAIVTPKSKVLVDFRVPRLFRGNLIYLSSDTLTSSDTVLFWVHNWTKDTIKLFYLNVLDVMIPETVVCYNKVTARDSVCYLGDKIKEGEIAQFMGGDIDTLLVFPEERLKFTIGSFTDTLTPPNTKNMAERRIKIRFSDGSLIDFKVGD is encoded by the coding sequence ATGAGGAGAGGCGTTACCCTTTTGGAATTAATCATTGTGATGCTCATCATTGGGGTCTTAGCGAGTGTTACCCTTTCGGCAATTGACCGGGTTCGGGAAAGAGGTCTTTTTGATGAGACGATGGCGGAGATGAAGGCGATTGTTAAGGCGATTACCGGAGATCCAGAACTATTGAGCGACGGCAAAAGGATTGATTTTGGTTATGTCGGTGACCTGGGGAAACTGCCGGATAGTTTAGGAGGTCTTATCCGTCCCGAAGGGGAATTGTGGAAAGGTCCTTACTATAAGATTAGTTTTAGGGAAGATGAAGAGAGTTATAAGAAGGATGCCTGGGGTAGATATTACCAGTATTCCCCGGAGGATTTAACGATAAGGAGTTTTGGTAACGGTCAAGTTACCCTCACCTACCGAATTGCCGATAGTTTATCCGACCTCTTTAATAATACCGTTTACGGTCAGGTCCTGGATCGGGAAAATACCCCACCTGGAGATTTAGCGGAAAGACTAATTTTGAAAATTACCTATCCCAGAAATGGGGAGATGAGAGAAGATTCAGTCCAGCCTAACCGGGATGGTTTTTATCAATTTAGCGGTGTACCAATTGGTAGACACTGGTTAAAACTTGTTACCCCTTATGAAACCTTGGGGAAATATGCAATAGTGACGCCGAAGTCAAAAGTTCTCGTTGATTTTCGGGTGCCGAGATTATTTAGGGGGAACTTAATTTATCTCTCTTCGGATACCCTAACCTCCTCGGACACAGTTCTCTTTTGGGTTCATAACTGGACAAAGGATACAATTAAACTGTTTTATCTTAACGTTTTAGATGTGATGATACCCGAGACCGTAGTCTGTTATAATAAGGTCACGGCTCGGGATTCGGTTTGTTATTTGGGCGATAAGATAAAGGAGGGAGAAATTGCCCAATTTATGGGTGGTGATATTGATACCCTATTGGTCTTTCCCGAAGAGAGGTTAAAGTTTACGATCGGTAGTTTCACTGATACCTTGACGCCGCCTAATACTAAAAATATGGCAGAGAGGAGAATAAAGATTCGTTTTAGTGATGGTTCCTTAATTGATTTTAAGGTTGGGGATTAA
- the pilM gene encoding type IV pilus assembly protein PilM, translated as MADFNIKKIFKPEGRGELSIDIGTGSVKFVLMDKGRVVDYGLREITEVTDVPGVIRDLLRDIKPSQVYTFVSGPAVSMRQAPFPRMSRKELRDSILLRLDRYSPFSLDEAILDFHPLGVVMEAGAPRDNVMVIAARKDVISDHISTVRKVGLEPTAISVVPFALAGAVRQFVKPRREEVICVLDIGSEFTDIVFMRGENIELARTVTVAGKSITEAMTISIATEEGQLFLTAEEAERYKREYGIPPEDSEDRLPSGIKVKRIFAVQRTALERLIAELDRSIDFYKREFSVPTISRILLCGGGALMRGLREYMEANLKIPTEIFDPFKAYNLYKPGTKEEIGPRLVAALGLHFDHRAINLLPTELKAKRYQKRDIALVVGMMVIAIPIFILIYLFLTTQEVVDKGKLRRVEKELREEEKIAQEHLALSKRVSDLEAEGKLLRSIVGEEEITVPFLKYISRAIPSNIQLTSLTFTGLKTVKMKGIVTGLPEFQEIDLASFMVNLELGKEMKGVKLVSKTKTILEGEEVLEFELECEKE; from the coding sequence ATGGCTGATTTTAATATTAAGAAGATTTTTAAACCAGAAGGTAGAGGCGAGTTAAGTATTGATATCGGAACCGGTTCGGTTAAATTCGTTTTGATGGATAAAGGAAGGGTTGTTGATTACGGTTTACGGGAGATTACAGAGGTGACCGATGTGCCGGGAGTGATCCGGGATTTATTACGAGATATAAAACCTTCTCAGGTCTATACCTTCGTCTCGGGCCCGGCAGTGAGTATGCGGCAGGCGCCATTCCCCAGGATGTCAAGGAAAGAGTTGAGAGATTCCATCCTTTTGCGTCTTGACCGCTATTCACCATTTTCTTTAGATGAGGCGATTTTAGATTTCCACCCCTTAGGTGTGGTGATGGAAGCAGGCGCTCCACGGGATAATGTGATGGTGATTGCCGCCCGAAAGGATGTGATCTCCGACCACATCTCAACGGTGAGGAAGGTTGGTTTGGAGCCGACCGCGATCTCGGTTGTGCCTTTCGCCCTGGCGGGAGCGGTGAGGCAATTTGTGAAACCCCGACGGGAAGAGGTGATTTGCGTTTTGGACATCGGCTCGGAATTCACCGATATCGTCTTTATGCGTGGGGAGAATATTGAACTCGCCCGGACGGTGACCGTGGCCGGCAAGAGTATTACCGAGGCGATGACCATTTCTATTGCCACAGAGGAAGGGCAACTTTTCCTCACCGCCGAAGAGGCAGAAAGATATAAAAGAGAATACGGTATACCGCCGGAAGATTCCGAAGACCGCTTACCTTCAGGAATTAAGGTGAAGAGAATTTTCGCGGTGCAGAGGACCGCCTTGGAGCGATTGATCGCGGAATTGGACCGGAGTATTGATTTCTACAAACGGGAGTTTTCGGTTCCAACCATCTCCCGGATTCTTTTGTGCGGAGGCGGTGCGCTGATGCGGGGATTGCGAGAATATATGGAAGCTAACCTAAAAATTCCCACTGAGATTTTTGACCCGTTTAAAGCCTATAACCTTTATAAACCCGGGACGAAAGAAGAGATTGGTCCCCGTTTGGTCGCGGCCCTCGGTTTACACTTTGACCACCGGGCAATTAATCTCTTACCAACCGAACTGAAGGCAAAACGTTATCAGAAGCGGGATATCGCCTTAGTGGTAGGGATGATGGTTATCGCCATTCCCATTTTTATCCTTATCTATCTCTTTTTAACAACCCAAGAGGTTGTGGATAAAGGGAAGTTGCGGAGGGTGGAAAAAGAATTGAGGGAAGAGGAGAAAATTGCCCAGGAACACCTTGCCCTTTCCAAAAGAGTTTCAGACTTAGAGGCAGAAGGTAAACTTTTACGGAGCATCGTGGGTGAAGAGGAGATCACCGTTCCTTTCCTAAAATATATCAGTCGAGCTATTCCGAGTAATATCCAACTGACCAGCCTCACTTTTACCGGATTGAAAACAGTGAAGATGAAGGGGATTGTGACCGGCTTACCAGAATTTCAGGAGATTGATTTAGCCTCCTTTATGGTTAACCTGGAATTGGGGAAGGAGATGAAAGGGGTAAAACTGGTAAGTAAGACGAAGACGATTCTGGAAGGGGAAGAGGTATTGGAATTTGAATTGGAATGTGAAAAGGAGTAG
- the pilO gene encoding type 4a pilus biogenesis protein PilO, which produces MNIKERGVLLIGIIVIILIFLFFVFVLYRPRISSRMAVNAKIKEMQKRISEIRALAREIERLRMKIEELEEANRTFMEKVAPRRATLELGKRLAEEAKRYNVRFIAVRPPGLDTLLTQETPEVPIRPLPLEVTCQGKYLDIGHFIESLKDFPFYVKVHELDMTSKAELRPEIEAKLLINIYTSSLLDRREM; this is translated from the coding sequence ATGAATATTAAAGAGAGGGGTGTTTTGTTAATCGGCATAATCGTTATTATTCTGATCTTTCTTTTCTTTGTCTTTGTCCTCTACCGACCACGCATCAGTTCGCGGATGGCGGTGAATGCGAAAATTAAGGAGATGCAGAAAAGGATAAGTGAAATTCGTGCCCTGGCTCGGGAGATTGAGAGATTAAGAATGAAGATTGAGGAGTTGGAGGAGGCAAATCGGACCTTTATGGAAAAGGTGGCACCGCGGCGGGCAACCTTAGAATTGGGAAAGAGATTGGCGGAAGAGGCAAAGAGATATAATGTTCGTTTTATCGCGGTTCGGCCACCTGGACTTGATACCCTTTTAACCCAAGAAACCCCGGAAGTCCCGATCCGACCTCTTCCTTTAGAAGTTACCTGTCAAGGGAAGTATCTGGATATCGGACATTTTATTGAATCACTAAAAGACTTCCCGTTTTATGTGAAGGTTCACGAATTGGATATGACAAGTAAAGCGGAGTTACGGCCGGAGATTGAAGCGAAATTACTAATTAATATCTATACCTCCAGTCTCTTGGATAGGAGGGAGATGTGA
- a CDS encoding AMIN domain-containing protein, translating into MKKLGKILFIFTLLFAASFLWAIEKEVKRISIDRLLEGTRVTVQTIGSPNIGTFYQEEPPAVVMDIFDAVNKIEPETMKSEIPPVRKVIVKQWKEEPKIVRVTVELDRLYRYRVGREKDFIYLEITDEPFEMRPEKKEEEKTVSLDVKNADIIDVLRMLASLFQVNFVSSPEVKGTITMRLERVPFPIALDAILKAVECNAVDLGGGVIMVKPRKREMEGELATRIYFLNDVEADDAKKTAERLLSEKGKAELSYRRVGEGGGSKRASILVVTDIPERLAKIDEVMRELDKPSPQITIEAKFIETTLNADDIYGVDWSIRAAATTEPPEIGKEAALPIMMNEMVLGKITFAQMSAALDLIRSRGKAKLLANPKTLTLDNQTSEITMGVEIPILQVKVDPETRERTYTWQERYIPIALSVTPHLTEDGRINMEIKTRIEAITGWKIAQEQELPIVAKREARTQISVRDGEVIVIGGLVKEQETQSVTKVPILGDIPLLGNLFTHRSTKKEKNELIIFIIPRVLPAEG; encoded by the coding sequence ATGAAGAAATTAGGAAAAATACTTTTTATTTTCACACTTCTTTTTGCCGCCTCTTTTCTCTGGGCGATAGAGAAAGAGGTAAAGAGAATAAGTATTGACCGACTTTTAGAAGGCACACGCGTTACCGTGCAGACGATCGGTTCTCCCAACATCGGTACCTTCTATCAGGAGGAACCGCCTGCGGTGGTGATGGATATTTTTGATGCTGTGAATAAGATTGAGCCGGAGACGATGAAATCAGAGATTCCCCCTGTGAGGAAGGTAATTGTGAAGCAATGGAAGGAAGAGCCCAAAATTGTTCGGGTGACAGTTGAATTGGACCGTCTCTACCGTTATCGGGTAGGAAGGGAGAAGGATTTTATCTATTTGGAGATTACTGATGAACCTTTTGAGATGAGACCGGAGAAGAAGGAAGAGGAAAAGACAGTGAGTCTGGATGTGAAGAATGCGGATATTATTGATGTCTTAAGAATGCTGGCGAGTCTCTTCCAGGTTAATTTTGTTTCCTCCCCAGAAGTGAAAGGAACAATTACTATGCGCTTAGAGAGAGTTCCCTTTCCCATCGCCCTTGATGCTATCTTAAAAGCGGTGGAATGTAATGCGGTTGATTTGGGGGGAGGGGTGATTATGGTGAAACCACGGAAGAGGGAGATGGAAGGAGAGTTGGCAACGCGGATTTACTTCTTAAACGATGTGGAAGCGGATGATGCCAAAAAAACTGCGGAAAGACTCCTTTCCGAAAAGGGTAAAGCGGAACTCTCTTACCGCCGAGTTGGAGAAGGTGGTGGTTCCAAGAGGGCGTCCATTTTAGTGGTTACTGATATTCCCGAAAGGTTGGCGAAAATTGATGAGGTGATGCGGGAATTAGATAAGCCTTCTCCCCAGATTACGATTGAGGCAAAATTTATTGAAACAACTTTGAATGCCGATGATATCTATGGGGTTGACTGGTCAATTCGCGCCGCGGCAACAACGGAACCACCGGAGATTGGTAAAGAAGCGGCATTGCCCATTATGATGAACGAGATGGTTTTGGGTAAAATCACATTTGCCCAAATGTCGGCGGCTCTTGATTTAATCCGGAGCCGGGGGAAGGCAAAACTTTTGGCTAACCCGAAGACCTTGACCCTTGATAACCAGACATCAGAGATTACGATGGGGGTAGAAATTCCGATTCTGCAAGTAAAAGTTGACCCGGAGACCAGAGAGCGGACCTATACTTGGCAGGAGAGGTATATACCAATCGCCCTCTCGGTAACGCCTCATCTCACGGAGGACGGTCGGATTAACATGGAGATTAAGACGCGTATTGAAGCAATCACCGGTTGGAAGATTGCCCAGGAACAGGAACTACCGATCGTCGCCAAACGTGAGGCAAGAACTCAGATTAGTGTTCGGGATGGCGAGGTGATTGTGATTGGTGGCTTGGTTAAAGAGCAGGAGACCCAATCTGTAACCAAGGTGCCAATTTTGGGTGATATCCCACTTTTGGGTAATCTCTTTACCCACCGCAGTACCAAGAAAGAGAAGAATGAGTTGATAATCTTTATCATTCCAAGGGTTTTACCAGCAGAAGGATAA
- a CDS encoding prepilin peptidase, translating into MIGSFLNVCIYRIPRKISIAFPPSFCPNCKKRIRPYDNIPVLSYLLLGGRCRYCRKRISPIYPIVEFLTGITFYLLYLKLSLSFSLFISLVYFSLLLLTAFLDWQEKATYDLIIYLGVIFGFLFNLKNPIFSLIGILVGAFTIFLFRLLGFLWRKKEMMGTGDIFLGGMIGSLLGWQFTLLVIFLGAFFGVLISSILIALKVWKRDSYIPFCSFLSLATGLVFFFGDKILDLYLNFFRFRAG; encoded by the coding sequence ATTATCGGTAGTTTCCTTAATGTTTGTATTTATCGGATACCGAGGAAAATCTCAATAGCCTTTCCTCCTTCCTTCTGTCCGAATTGTAAAAAGAGGATAAGACCTTATGACAATATTCCGGTATTAAGTTATCTCTTATTGGGAGGTAGGTGTCGCTATTGTCGGAAGAGGATTTCTCCAATTTATCCAATCGTTGAATTCTTAACTGGAATTACTTTCTATCTTTTATACTTAAAACTTTCCCTTTCCTTTTCCCTCTTTATCTCCTTGGTCTATTTTTCCCTATTACTGCTCACCGCCTTTTTGGATTGGCAGGAGAAAGCAACTTATGACCTAATCATCTACTTGGGCGTAATCTTCGGTTTTCTCTTTAACCTCAAAAACCCAATTTTTTCCCTTATTGGAATACTGGTGGGTGCTTTCACGATTTTTCTCTTTCGACTCTTGGGGTTTCTCTGGCGCAAAAAGGAGATGATGGGAACCGGTGATATATTTTTAGGGGGGATGATTGGTTCTTTATTGGGTTGGCAATTTACCTTACTGGTAATCTTCCTGGGTGCCTTTTTCGGGGTTTTAATCTCTTCAATCCTTATCGCCTTGAAGGTCTGGAAAAGGGATAGTTATATACCGTTTTGTAGTTTCTTATCTTTGGCTACTGGTTTGGTCTTTTTCTTTGGGGATAAGATATTAGATCTTTATCTCAATTTTTTTCGCTTCCGGGCTGGATGA